In Candidatus Buchananbacteria bacterium, the DNA window CACGATGTTACCATTGTTCGGGATACTATTGAAATTGACAGCGTTAAACTTTCCCGCAAGAGTGCTGACGGCAAACCGGAAGAAGGTTTTGAACTTAAGGATGGGGATATTGCATATATTGAGTTAAGCTATTTTAACGAAAATACCCTGGCTGATTGGAATAAGACGATCCAGGAAGCGTTAGCGGCGAATCCAAAAGGTATTGTCTTGGATTTACGTAATAACCCGGGTGGTTTTTTGCAGACGGCAATTGAAATTGCCGGTGAATGGGTGAATGGTAAAGAAGTGGTTTACGAGCGTTTACGCGATGGAGTGAAAATTGCTCATAATGCAAACCGCCAAGCACGGTTGAATGATTTTCCGACGGTTGTTCTGGTTAACCGAGGCAGTGCTTCTGGGTCGGAAATCGTGGCCGGTGCATTGCAGGATTACGATGAGGCGACCATTATTGGTGAAACCACTTTTGGGAAGGGTTCAGTCCAGGATTTAAAGAAATTTAAAGATGGTTCAGCAGTTAAGTTGACTATTGCTGAATGGTTGACGCCGCTGGAGCGCAATATCAATAAGGAAGGTATTAAACCAGATATCGAAGTTGTAATGACCCGCGAGGATTACGAAAATAACCGCGATCCGCAACTTGATCGAGCTTTGGAATTTCTCCGCAACGGTCAGTAAGGATTTAACACACATTTATGATCAGCCGCCTGGTATTAAAAATTCAGGGGCAGGTGCAAGGAGTCGGTTTTCGTTTTGCTTCACAGCAGGAGGCTCGAAGTCGAGGGCTACGGGGGCATGTTAAGAATCGTAAAGATGGTTCGGTTGAAATTGTTGCCGAGGGCCCAGCCGAGGACTTGAAAAAATTTGTGGACTGGTGTTATAATGGTGTTGGACCAGCAATGGTTCAAAAGATTGAACAAACCTGGTCGGAACCGACTAGTGAATTTTCTGATTTTGTAATAAAATTTTAGACTTTTATGAAAAAAACCCTGAAAGTAATTTTGTTAAAGAATGTCGCTAATTTAGGCAAAGCTGGAGATCTTAAAGATGTTTCTTTGGGATATGCCAGGAATTTTTTGTTGGCTAATAATCTGGCTGAGGAAGCAACGGCCAAGGCAATTGCCGAGCTTGATGTTAGGCGTGCTAAGATGGCTAAAGAGGCCGAACTGGAGCTGGGCCGGGCTGAAGAGCTGGCGAGAAAACTTGAGGGGCAAACAGTTGAGATTACCGCCAAGGCTAGTGATGAAGGAACATTATACGCTGCGATTTCATCTGCGAAGATTGCCAGCGCCTTGAAATCAAAGGGGTTTGATGTTGCTAAAGACCAAATTTCAGCCAGTCATATTAAAGAACTTGGAGAGCATGAGATTGTGATTAACTTAGACCACGGTTTAGAGGCAAGAATTACTTTAATTATTAATTCGGAATAACAGTGACTTTTAGTTTTGGTAAAATCAAAGCAGATAT includes these proteins:
- a CDS encoding S41 family peptidase, which produces MTENQNQKPKLVKGILVSYAGLIAILLVFILGFAVGKSSLFKNEQKNISGGEITNAEEIPDFLKEDVDFQEFWQVWKYIKENYVQSDVTDTQLFYGAMAGLVGALDDPYSVFFDPEISEKFEEELSGSFEGIGAEIGIKEGQLTVIAPLEGTPAKQAGLSAGDAILAIDGYDTAGIALDYAVSKIRGDKGSEVVLSIYRTGDSEPHDVTIVRDTIEIDSVKLSRKSADGKPEEGFELKDGDIAYIELSYFNENTLADWNKTIQEALAANPKGIVLDLRNNPGGFLQTAIEIAGEWVNGKEVVYERLRDGVKIAHNANRQARLNDFPTVVLVNRGSASGSEIVAGALQDYDEATIIGETTFGKGSVQDLKKFKDGSAVKLTIAEWLTPLERNINKEGIKPDIEVVMTREDYENNRDPQLDRALEFLRNGQ
- a CDS encoding acylphosphatase; the protein is MISRLVLKIQGQVQGVGFRFASQQEARSRGLRGHVKNRKDGSVEIVAEGPAEDLKKFVDWCYNGVGPAMVQKIEQTWSEPTSEFSDFVIKF
- the rplI gene encoding 50S ribosomal protein L9, whose protein sequence is MKKTLKVILLKNVANLGKAGDLKDVSLGYARNFLLANNLAEEATAKAIAELDVRRAKMAKEAELELGRAEELARKLEGQTVEITAKASDEGTLYAAISSAKIASALKSKGFDVAKDQISASHIKELGEHEIVINLDHGLEARITLIINSE